In the Bacillota bacterium LX-D genome, one interval contains:
- a CDS encoding prepilin-type N-terminal cleavage/methylation domain-containing protein has protein sequence MTVTETKFPHQQGMTLIEIMMAVTVLGIILLFMIQMSTASSRISDDNFAQAQMIELARSEAEKIKANASYWGSNGNITYPPGSSTAEAERIFNVKYEYKSATPLSGQMVTITLTSKNADTYTLTFWLPDKEGGS, from the coding sequence ATGACTGTTACAGAAACTAAATTTCCCCACCAGCAAGGAATGACTTTAATCGAAATTATGATGGCTGTAACGGTTTTGGGTATTATACTTTTATTTATGATTCAGATGTCAACAGCCAGTAGCAGAATCAGCGATGATAATTTTGCACAAGCCCAAATGATTGAATTAGCTCGCTCCGAGGCAGAAAAAATTAAAGCAAACGCTAGCTATTGGGGCAGTAATGGAAATATTACTTACCCACCAGGGTCTTCCACTGCTGAGGCCGAACGAATTTTCAACGTTAAATATGAGTATAAGTCAGCGACTCCATTGTCTGGTCAAATGGTAACTATAACCCTAACAAGCAAAAACGCAGATACTTATACACTAACTTTTTGGTTGCCCGACAAAGAGGGCGGGAGCTGA
- a CDS encoding prepilin-type N-terminal cleavage/methylation domain-containing protein, which produces MSIFRTNRGFTLLELMLTTALLGIFFSIIYGFLNYNFKFLNWTAKEQGDFLELRTVLSEIVEELQQYEEIAYKDAVTIQVDSGRQPDLKLTAYLKKATTIRNIKCQPQNDATILIMIEGGEGLKLSTKVRTSRHNSAQNSLPPPPAINYEPASYAIYTNKLVLNNNGEIKFDLFMGTADLGNNIRLDGTVYYKNYVDLPADVKKVQDDNFIDVEFLKLYDEGWYKNNGFNLYNENDHFELKDNQKYYIKGNYTVNIKEDGHLENVTIVCTGNVTFNDTNNKNKYEGQNVWIIAPNGSVTFKNNCRQTGIIIAKQVEAKNNFYFDYQEYPEPEELPYQIITKGVN; this is translated from the coding sequence ATGAGCATATTTAGGACTAATCGAGGATTTACCCTGCTGGAATTAATGCTGACCACGGCACTGTTAGGAATTTTCTTTAGCATCATTTACGGTTTCTTGAATTATAATTTTAAATTCTTGAATTGGACTGCAAAGGAACAAGGTGATTTCCTAGAGCTAAGAACTGTGCTAAGTGAAATAGTAGAGGAATTACAACAGTACGAAGAAATAGCTTATAAAGACGCTGTTACCATTCAAGTGGATAGTGGTCGGCAACCAGATCTGAAATTAACTGCTTATTTAAAAAAAGCAACTACCATTCGAAATATCAAATGTCAACCGCAAAATGATGCTACAATACTTATAATGATTGAAGGCGGAGAAGGTTTAAAGCTATCCACCAAGGTACGCACTAGCCGCCACAATAGTGCACAAAATTCACTACCTCCGCCCCCTGCAATTAACTATGAACCTGCAAGCTATGCGATTTATACAAACAAACTAGTACTCAATAATAATGGGGAAATTAAATTTGACCTTTTTATGGGTACTGCAGACCTTGGGAATAATATTAGATTGGACGGAACTGTTTATTATAAAAATTACGTAGATTTACCTGCGGACGTAAAAAAAGTGCAAGACGATAATTTTATCGATGTTGAATTCCTAAAATTATACGATGAAGGTTGGTATAAAAATAATGGTTTTAATTTGTACAATGAGAATGACCATTTTGAACTGAAAGACAATCAAAAATATTACATTAAAGGGAATTACACGGTTAATATAAAAGAGGACGGACACCTCGAAAATGTTACGATTGTCTGTACAGGCAATGTTACATTTAATGACACTAACAATAAAAACAAATATGAAGGACAGAATGTCTGGATTATTGCTCCCAACGGGTCAGTTACTTTTAAGAATAATTGCCGCCAAACCGGGATAATCATTGCTAAGCAAGTCGAGGCAAAAAACAATTTTTATTTTGACTATCAAGAATACCCTGAGCCAGAAGAACTTCCCTATCAAATAATTACTAAAGGTGTGAATTGA
- a CDS encoding prepilin peptidase translates to MSCVYLIVFFLGLIMGSFLALCITRIPQNQSILFPPSHCEKCNASLKPCELIPVLSWLFLKGKCRYCQSPIPMENTLVEILTGILFMAAVYFLGLSYQLLPYLGLICVLIVISFIDYKHYLIPDSVLLVGLSIGLVINVFYPFINWVNGAIGILAGGGLLYFLAVVSKGGMGGGDIKLAALLGFYLGWRKILLALFVATFLATIAGGFLILTKQKSLKDYIPFGPFLSIGTTLIIFLGDQFLIWYLTIII, encoded by the coding sequence ATGAGTTGCGTCTACTTAATTGTTTTTTTTCTAGGATTAATAATGGGCAGTTTTTTGGCTCTTTGCATTACAAGGATTCCACAAAATCAATCTATTCTATTTCCTCCTTCCCATTGCGAAAAGTGCAATGCTAGCTTAAAACCTTGCGAGTTAATTCCTGTTTTAAGCTGGTTGTTTTTAAAGGGGAAATGCCGTTACTGCCAAAGTCCCATACCGATGGAAAATACGTTGGTGGAAATTTTGACTGGTATTTTATTTATGGCTGCCGTCTATTTTCTAGGTTTAAGTTATCAACTGCTGCCTTACTTAGGATTAATTTGTGTTTTAATTGTGATCAGTTTTATTGATTATAAACACTATCTAATTCCTGATAGCGTGTTGCTGGTAGGCTTAAGCATAGGTTTAGTGATTAATGTATTTTATCCTTTTATTAATTGGGTAAACGGGGCAATAGGAATATTAGCTGGCGGAGGTTTGCTGTACTTTTTGGCCGTAGTTAGCAAAGGTGGTATGGGAGGAGGGGATATTAAACTAGCTGCCCTGCTAGGCTTTTATTTAGGATGGCGAAAAATATTACTTGCCCTTTTTGTTGCAACTTTTTTGGCAACTATTGCAGGAGGTTTTTTAATCTTAACAAAGCAAAAAAGCCTTAAGGATTATATTCCTTTTGGGCCATTTTTGAGTATAGGGACTACCTTAATAATTTTTTTAGGAGATCAATTTCTTATTTGGTACTTGACCATAATTATATAA
- a CDS encoding ATPase, T2SS/T4P/T4SS family → MEEKKIRLGDMLIQAEVITPSQLEEALAYQKKSGKRLGRILREKGLVTWQDLQKVLEKQLGIESINLKHTAVDPKVVRLLPENVARRHEVIPVKIINNNLYLAMADPLDQIALQDVRLLVQMPVQPLLGNREDILANLDRIFSQVTAAKAAADYSQNQNGIGGLDDVTLDINSAPIVRLVNSILENAIISGASDVHLEPNQNQMRVRIRIDGILREVLETSSKTHGAVSSRIKVMAGLDIAEKRLPQDGRILLNVDNREVDLRVSTMPTTYGEKIVLRILDRANFFVGKGNLGLSSADEERFDRLISKPYGIILVTGPTGSGKTTTLYSMLSELNDSTKNIITLEDPVEYDLEGINQTQINTKAGLTFAAALRSILRQDPDIIMIGEIRDGETAEIAARAALTGHLVLSTLHTNDAPSAVTRITDMGVPPFLLSSALLGVVAQRLVRRICSECEEPFPAGEREKMILGLPHDASWELKRGKGCDYCHGTGYRGRVGIFEVMEINKELRRLIDKQVATETIRAMALQQGMLTLYEDAKQKVLQGLTTIEEMLRVTYST, encoded by the coding sequence ATGGAAGAGAAAAAAATTCGTCTAGGGGATATGTTAATCCAGGCAGAGGTTATTACCCCTAGCCAGCTTGAAGAAGCGCTGGCTTATCAGAAAAAAAGCGGGAAGCGGCTGGGTAGGATACTGCGGGAAAAAGGCCTGGTGACCTGGCAGGATCTACAGAAAGTTTTAGAGAAACAATTAGGAATTGAGAGTATTAATTTAAAACATACAGCCGTAGATCCGAAAGTAGTTCGCTTACTTCCTGAAAATGTAGCAAGACGCCATGAAGTGATCCCGGTAAAGATAATTAATAACAATTTATACTTGGCAATGGCAGATCCTTTAGATCAAATTGCCTTACAGGATGTGCGGCTGTTAGTTCAAATGCCTGTACAGCCGCTGTTGGGAAATAGAGAAGATATCTTAGCTAACCTTGATCGTATCTTTAGTCAAGTAACTGCGGCCAAAGCTGCAGCAGACTATTCGCAAAACCAAAACGGAATCGGCGGTTTGGATGACGTGACTCTTGATATTAATTCAGCTCCTATTGTGCGTTTAGTCAACTCTATTCTGGAAAATGCAATAATTAGTGGAGCTAGTGATGTGCATCTTGAGCCAAACCAAAACCAAATGCGAGTGCGGATTAGGATTGATGGTATATTACGGGAAGTCCTCGAAACTAGTAGCAAAACCCATGGTGCTGTTAGCAGTAGAATTAAAGTTATGGCAGGATTGGATATTGCAGAAAAAAGATTACCCCAAGACGGACGCATTTTGCTTAATGTAGATAACAGAGAAGTTGATTTAAGGGTCTCTACTATGCCTACAACTTATGGAGAAAAGATTGTTTTGCGCATTTTAGATCGGGCTAATTTTTTCGTAGGGAAAGGGAATTTAGGACTAAGTTCGGCAGATGAAGAAAGATTTGATCGTTTAATTTCCAAACCCTATGGAATTATTTTAGTCACAGGTCCTACAGGAAGCGGAAAAACTACGACTCTTTATTCTATGTTGTCGGAGCTTAACGACAGTACTAAGAATATTATTACCTTAGAAGATCCCGTAGAATACGATTTGGAAGGAATAAACCAAACTCAAATAAATACAAAAGCCGGACTTACTTTTGCTGCAGCTTTACGATCCATTTTGCGCCAGGACCCAGATATTATTATGATCGGAGAAATCAGGGATGGGGAAACTGCGGAAATTGCTGCCAGAGCGGCTTTAACGGGACATCTTGTCCTAAGCACTCTACATACTAATGATGCACCTAGTGCTGTAACTAGAATTACCGATATGGGAGTGCCGCCTTTTCTGCTCTCTTCAGCCTTACTAGGTGTGGTGGCCCAACGTTTAGTGCGTAGAATATGTTCGGAATGCGAGGAACCCTTTCCGGCGGGGGAAAGGGAAAAAATGATTTTAGGCCTTCCCCATGACGCTTCGTGGGAATTAAAGCGGGGCAAGGGCTGCGACTATTGCCATGGGACAGGGTATCGGGGCAGAGTAGGCATTTTTGAAGTTATGGAAATTAATAAAGAACTGCGCCGCTTAATTGATAAACAAGTTGCAACAGAAACAATTAGAGCTATGGCTCTTCAACAGGGTATGCTGACATTATATGAAGATGCCAAGCAAAAGGTACTACAGGGCTTAACGACTATTGAAGAAATGTTGAGAGTGACTTATTCTACATAA
- a CDS encoding type II secretion system F family protein → MRSYSYRAISVQGKMTEGFVSAENTAQAYSSLKKDGYIPVELKETREKNFNSLQNLFCQKKQLSYESLGNICRQLGLIMMTGINILKGLEILAAQSPDKATRLEINRIYQEVQKGRSIAEAMSDQGSLIPKLLAGMVATGEASGTLEQVLYSMAQFYDKEHRMRQKIISASVYPVVMLFLAAGLMLFFFNFLLPQITNMLISTGARLPFLTIIVVDISEVTTHYFFVLFPGLLLIFFVLFKYGQTPRGRIQRDTLLLKLPILGRILRNAETMRFALTAHVLFRSGIPLLEGLNYVQQNLSNSLAQKAVEYAIKGLQRGETLASNLGKAEFFDAMSLQMISIGEETGELERILQEMTEYYTQEVDAGFAKLMSLIEPAMLVVIGGVVSIVILSVMLPMMNMISSLKH, encoded by the coding sequence GTGCGGTCATATAGTTATCGAGCTATAAGTGTACAAGGAAAAATGACTGAAGGCTTTGTAAGCGCGGAGAATACTGCCCAAGCGTACAGCAGTCTGAAAAAAGATGGCTATATCCCTGTGGAACTTAAAGAAACTAGGGAAAAAAACTTTAATTCTCTTCAGAACTTATTTTGTCAGAAAAAGCAGCTAAGTTACGAATCCCTGGGCAACATTTGCCGTCAGCTTGGGTTAATTATGATGACCGGGATTAATATTTTAAAAGGCTTAGAAATATTGGCCGCTCAATCGCCGGATAAAGCAACTCGTCTGGAAATCAATAGGATTTACCAAGAAGTGCAAAAAGGTCGGAGTATAGCTGAGGCTATGAGCGATCAAGGTTCTTTAATACCTAAGCTCTTAGCTGGAATGGTGGCAACAGGCGAAGCTAGTGGTACTTTAGAACAAGTATTGTACAGTATGGCACAATTTTATGATAAAGAACATCGTATGCGGCAAAAAATTATATCTGCATCCGTTTATCCTGTGGTTATGCTGTTTTTGGCAGCGGGTTTAATGCTCTTTTTTTTCAATTTCCTTTTGCCGCAAATTACGAATATGCTTATTTCTACTGGAGCAAGACTGCCTTTTCTAACCATAATTGTTGTGGACATATCTGAAGTTACTACTCATTATTTTTTTGTATTGTTCCCAGGGTTACTGCTGATCTTCTTTGTCCTTTTTAAATACGGTCAAACGCCAAGGGGTAGAATTCAAAGAGACACTCTGCTGCTGAAACTACCTATTTTAGGCAGAATATTACGCAATGCAGAAACAATGCGGTTTGCTTTAACTGCGCATGTTCTTTTTAGAAGTGGTATACCTTTGCTGGAAGGCTTGAACTATGTTCAACAAAATTTAAGTAATTCGCTGGCTCAAAAAGCAGTGGAGTATGCTATCAAGGGATTACAGAGGGGAGAAACTTTAGCTTCAAATTTAGGAAAAGCTGAATTTTTTGATGCCATGTCCTTGCAAATGATTAGTATTGGAGAAGAAACAGGTGAACTGGAAAGAATTCTTCAGGAAATGACGGAGTATTATACTCAGGAAGTAGACGCTGGTTTTGCCAAACTTATGTCCTTAATTGAACCCGCAATGCTTGTCGTAATTGGGGGAGTGGTTAGTATTGTTATCTTATCTGTGATGCTGCCCATGATGAATATGATTAGCAGCCTAAAACACTAA
- the pilM gene encoding pilus assembly protein PilM — MLDFMKRKSILYLDIRGDVVRAAQGCPADSNLSIDFAGFGTITLPGFLEPAAEEAELEANASKLKAFLRENNITAKKVVASFGQKGILTRTIKVPKMEPGDLASMMKLGITDHLPIDLEEYAFDYKVLTEVEETDGAYLEVMVVAVKHFEIGRCMTLLEKVGLKPIVLDVLPNVLYRLFGFSNFEDTMVIDGGREGTRLAIFQGRSLFMYNDLPFALNDEEEAQDFATLIMELQGYVDYFSSRNFGKNIDRIFVLGELAFSASLQETLQTRFELPLNFGLKNTEFTLNKNESLLPLLPVYTGVLGLMLRETEWTVNLNIITQVRKKFSGTSLGT; from the coding sequence ATGCTAGATTTTATGAAGCGTAAATCAATTTTGTATCTTGATATCCGTGGTGATGTAGTTAGGGCTGCCCAAGGCTGTCCTGCAGATAGCAACTTGTCTATTGATTTTGCTGGCTTTGGTACTATAACACTCCCTGGGTTTCTAGAGCCTGCAGCCGAAGAAGCGGAACTGGAAGCCAATGCGAGTAAACTGAAAGCCTTTCTAAGAGAAAATAATATTACTGCCAAGAAGGTAGTGGCAAGTTTTGGACAAAAAGGGATTTTAACTAGGACAATTAAGGTGCCTAAAATGGAACCTGGGGACTTAGCCAGTATGATGAAACTAGGAATTACGGATCATTTACCAATTGATTTAGAGGAATATGCTTTTGATTATAAAGTTTTAACGGAAGTAGAAGAAACGGATGGAGCCTATTTAGAAGTAATGGTTGTTGCCGTAAAACATTTTGAGATAGGGCGTTGCATGACCTTGTTGGAAAAAGTTGGTCTAAAGCCTATAGTGCTAGATGTTTTGCCCAATGTGCTCTACAGACTTTTTGGTTTTTCAAATTTTGAAGATACTATGGTTATTGACGGGGGAAGAGAAGGAACTCGTTTGGCTATTTTTCAGGGCAGAAGTTTATTTATGTATAACGATCTTCCCTTTGCTTTAAATGATGAGGAAGAAGCACAGGATTTTGCCACTCTGATTATGGAGCTGCAGGGATATGTGGATTATTTTTCTTCCCGAAACTTTGGCAAAAATATCGATCGAATTTTTGTCTTAGGAGAATTAGCATTTTCCGCTTCCTTACAAGAAACACTACAAACTAGATTTGAGCTGCCCCTGAATTTTGGCTTGAAAAATACGGAGTTTACTTTAAATAAAAATGAAAGTCTGCTACCTCTACTTCCCGTTTATACCGGTGTTTTGGGTTTAATGTTAAGAGAGACGGAATGGACAGTTAATTTAAATATTATTACGCAAGTTAGAAAAAAATTCTCAGGCACTTCATTAGGTACATAA
- the carB gene encoding carbamoyl-phosphate synthase large subunit: MLQTGLKKVLVIGSGPIIIGQGAEFDYAGTQACRALLEEGLEIVLANSNPATIMTERDMAQHIYFEPLTEEYLTQIIAKERPDGLLPTMGGQVGLNLALELARKGVLEQYGVKLLGTPIQAIEQSEDREQFKESMEKIGEPVLESFIATTVEESVLYAKQIGYPVIIRPAYTLGGTGGGIASNDEEVRAIAFRGLKASMVGQVLIERSVVGWKEIEYEVIRDRNDNCLAICSMENIDPVGIHTGDSIVVAPVQTLSDVELQMLRTAALKIIRTLKIEGGCNVQFALDPQSMQYCVIEVNPRVSRSSALASKATGYPIARVAAKIAVGYTLDQIKNAITKNTTACFEPALDYVVVKVPRFPFDKLSGERNLGTQMKATGEVMSIDRTLERALLKGLRGLELRIGGKNEHDIKEASLEEIEEQLQIASDLRIYYIFEALRRGMTIEKIVHLTKIDLFFVEKFKNIIQLEQQIAREKGVLNVDTIQQAKIMGFSDAWIASLIDIPEEKITEFRQKQGIKPVFKMVDTCAAEFAAVTPYYYSSYDQVDEVINKTGRKILVAGSGPIRIGQGVEFDYGSVECIRALKKAGINTIAVNNNPETVSTDFDIADSLYFEPLTAEDVLHIVDKERPEGIVVQFGGQTAINLAKNLVPWKIPIMGTSMEAIDRAEDREKFDQVLTKLNIPKPPGSGAGTREEAKAIAHKLGYPVMVRPSYVIGGRGMEIVYNEEELSLYLAEALELSQSCPILIDKYFEGREVEVDAVSDGEDILIPGIMEHIERTGIHSGDSIAVYPAFRISDLAIKRIVEYTRSLARELPIIGLLNIQFIVQGDEVYVLEVNPRSSRTVPFLSKVTGIPLTTMATRVILGEKVAEQGYGTGLYPPAQHIAVKVPVFSLNKLTKTDTSLGPEMKSTGEVMGIDSNLAAALYKGLIAGGYALPTKGKVLAAIADRNKKEALPILQSLSALGFSLHATSGTSSYLQEAGLTVETGTSQELLDQVKNKSFELVINTLTKGKDGERFGFLIRRAATENGITCLTSLDTANAIVKIIAKIIEGKNEIGVKSIQEYISEGK, translated from the coding sequence ATGCTGCAAACTGGGTTGAAAAAAGTATTAGTAATTGGTTCCGGCCCAATTATTATTGGGCAGGGAGCTGAATTTGATTATGCGGGTACGCAGGCTTGCCGGGCGCTTTTGGAAGAAGGACTGGAAATCGTTTTAGCTAACAGTAACCCAGCTACAATTATGACTGAGCGAGACATGGCCCAGCATATTTATTTTGAACCTTTAACAGAAGAATATTTAACGCAAATTATTGCTAAAGAGCGTCCAGATGGGTTACTGCCTACAATGGGAGGACAGGTAGGACTAAATTTAGCTTTAGAATTAGCCCGTAAGGGGGTTTTAGAGCAATATGGTGTAAAGCTGTTAGGAACACCCATTCAAGCCATCGAACAATCGGAAGATAGAGAGCAGTTCAAAGAAAGCATGGAAAAAATCGGAGAGCCTGTTTTAGAAAGTTTTATTGCAACTACTGTGGAAGAATCCGTTCTATATGCCAAACAAATAGGCTACCCTGTAATTATTCGTCCAGCCTATACTTTGGGAGGCACTGGTGGAGGCATTGCCAGCAATGATGAGGAAGTGCGTGCTATTGCCTTTAGAGGTTTAAAGGCCAGCATGGTAGGTCAAGTCTTAATTGAACGTTCAGTAGTCGGTTGGAAAGAAATTGAATACGAAGTAATTAGAGACCGCAATGACAATTGTCTTGCTATTTGTAGCATGGAAAATATAGATCCTGTTGGCATTCATACTGGAGATAGTATTGTAGTAGCACCAGTTCAAACCCTGTCTGACGTTGAACTGCAAATGCTTAGAACTGCGGCTTTAAAAATTATTCGAACTTTAAAAATTGAAGGAGGATGTAATGTTCAGTTTGCATTAGATCCCCAAAGTATGCAGTATTGCGTTATTGAAGTCAACCCCAGGGTCAGCCGTTCCAGTGCTTTAGCTTCTAAGGCAACGGGTTATCCCATTGCTCGGGTGGCTGCTAAAATTGCTGTTGGTTATACTTTGGATCAAATTAAAAATGCTATAACGAAGAATACAACGGCTTGTTTTGAACCGGCCTTAGATTATGTTGTAGTAAAAGTACCCCGTTTTCCTTTTGATAAGCTGTCCGGGGAACGAAACCTGGGTACTCAGATGAAGGCAACAGGGGAAGTAATGTCGATTGATCGTACTTTGGAAAGGGCATTATTAAAAGGTTTAAGGGGCTTGGAACTGCGAATTGGCGGAAAAAATGAACATGACATTAAAGAAGCCTCTTTAGAGGAAATTGAAGAACAACTGCAAATTGCCAGCGATTTGCGGATTTATTATATTTTCGAAGCTTTGCGCCGGGGTATGACTATCGAGAAAATTGTGCATTTAACAAAAATAGATTTGTTTTTTGTGGAGAAATTTAAAAATATTATTCAGCTGGAGCAACAAATTGCCCGGGAAAAAGGCGTGTTAAATGTAGATACAATTCAACAAGCGAAAATAATGGGCTTTAGCGATGCTTGGATAGCTTCCTTAATTGATATACCGGAGGAAAAGATTACTGAATTTAGGCAAAAGCAAGGAATCAAGCCGGTTTTTAAGATGGTAGATACTTGTGCTGCAGAGTTTGCAGCAGTAACACCGTATTATTACTCCTCCTATGATCAAGTAGACGAAGTAATAAATAAAACAGGACGTAAAATTCTCGTAGCTGGTTCGGGACCAATTCGTATTGGGCAGGGAGTAGAGTTTGACTACGGTTCCGTAGAGTGTATTAGAGCTTTGAAAAAAGCTGGAATCAATACTATTGCTGTGAACAATAATCCAGAAACAGTTAGTACGGATTTTGATATTGCCGACAGCTTATATTTCGAACCTCTAACAGCAGAAGATGTACTGCACATTGTAGATAAGGAGCGGCCGGAAGGCATAGTAGTCCAGTTTGGAGGCCAAACAGCCATTAATTTAGCCAAAAACTTAGTTCCTTGGAAAATACCAATTATGGGTACAAGTATGGAAGCTATTGACAGAGCTGAAGATAGAGAAAAATTTGATCAGGTTTTAACCAAACTAAATATTCCTAAACCACCTGGTTCAGGGGCGGGTACCAGGGAAGAAGCCAAGGCTATAGCCCATAAATTAGGCTACCCAGTGATGGTGCGTCCTTCCTATGTGATTGGCGGCCGGGGCATGGAAATTGTTTATAACGAGGAAGAATTATCATTATATTTAGCAGAAGCATTGGAATTATCCCAAAGCTGTCCCATTTTAATTGATAAGTATTTTGAGGGCAGAGAAGTAGAAGTTGATGCTGTTTCCGACGGAGAAGATATTTTAATACCTGGAATTATGGAACATATTGAAAGAACAGGGATCCATTCCGGGGATAGTATTGCAGTTTACCCTGCCTTTAGAATCTCGGATTTGGCAATAAAGAGAATTGTTGAGTATACCCGGTCTTTAGCTAGGGAATTGCCAATTATTGGGCTGTTAAATATCCAATTTATTGTGCAGGGGGATGAAGTCTATGTTTTAGAAGTGAACCCTCGTTCTAGCCGGACAGTTCCCTTTTTAAGTAAAGTAACGGGGATTCCTTTGACGACAATGGCGACTAGAGTAATCCTCGGTGAAAAAGTTGCGGAACAAGGCTATGGGACGGGACTTTATCCGCCGGCTCAACATATTGCTGTAAAAGTACCTGTTTTCTCTTTGAATAAGCTAACTAAGACAGATACTTCCTTAGGGCCGGAAATGAAATCTACAGGAGAAGTTATGGGCATTGACTCCAATTTAGCCGCTGCTTTGTACAAAGGCTTAATAGCCGGAGGATATGCACTGCCAACTAAGGGAAAAGTTTTGGCAGCAATAGCCGACCGCAATAAAAAAGAAGCTTTACCCATTTTGCAAAGCTTAAGTGCCTTAGGGTTTAGTTTACATGCTACGTCTGGAACTTCCAGCTATCTACAAGAAGCTGGCTTAACAGTTGAAACAGGAACTAGTCAGGAATTATTGGATCAGGTCAAGAACAAATCCTTTGAATTAGTTATTAATACACTTACTAAAGGAAAAGATGGGGAACGTTTTGGATTTCTGATCCGTCGGGCTGCTACTGAAAATGGGATTACCTGTCTAACTTCACTGGATACAGCTAATGCTATAGTGAAAATCATAGCTAAGATTATTGAAGGGAAAAACGAAATTGGAGTTAAATCCATCCAAGAATATATTAGCGAAGGGAAATAG
- a CDS encoding type II secretion system protein — protein sequence MKRIKDNHGFTLIELMMVIAVIGILAMVLIPKISAMKITAQESGIDANIRIVEAQVTALINKYGTDEISDFEAKVAEKLEGNIINPFTKKDKVGTYDDSDAKKEAVIYSTGDNKAPNDEELFKAWDNDKDRKGSVAYGAFEEDDQLKCIIFGYDSVGNKIGRVTVE from the coding sequence TTGAAAAGAATAAAGGATAACCATGGATTTACCTTAATTGAATTAATGATGGTAATAGCTGTTATTGGAATCTTGGCTATGGTTTTAATACCTAAAATTAGTGCAATGAAAATAACGGCTCAGGAATCCGGGATAGATGCTAATATTAGAATAGTTGAAGCACAAGTCACAGCATTGATTAATAAGTATGGTACTGATGAAATTAGCGATTTTGAAGCGAAAGTAGCAGAGAAATTAGAAGGGAACATTATAAATCCTTTTACTAAAAAGGATAAAGTTGGCACTTACGACGATAGCGATGCTAAAAAAGAGGCTGTTATTTATTCGACTGGCGATAACAAAGCTCCTAATGATGAAGAATTATTCAAAGCTTGGGATAATGATAAAGACAGAAAAGGCTCAGTCGCTTACGGAGCTTTTGAAGAGGATGACCAACTAAAATGCATAATTTTTGGTTACGATTCTGTGGGTAACAAAATAGGAAGAGTAACAGTAGAGTAA